One Stenotrophomonas maltophilia DNA window includes the following coding sequences:
- the rplU gene encoding 50S ribosomal protein L21, with translation MYAVLVTGGKQYRVAQGEKLRIEKLEVEVGSEIKFDNILMLGDSDGVKLGDALKGAAVTAKVLSQGRADKVRIIKFRRRKHHMKRQGHRQYYTEIEITGIAG, from the coding sequence ATGTACGCAGTACTGGTCACCGGCGGTAAGCAATACCGCGTGGCGCAGGGCGAAAAGCTCCGCATTGAAAAGCTCGAAGTCGAAGTCGGCAGCGAGATCAAGTTTGACAACATCCTGATGCTGGGTGACAGCGACGGCGTGAAGCTGGGCGATGCGCTGAAGGGCGCTGCCGTCACCGCCAAGGTCCTGTCCCAGGGTCGTGCTGACAAGGTCCGGATCATCAAGTTCCGTCGCCGCAAGCACCACATGAAGCGTCAGGGTCACCGTCAGTACTACACCGAAATCGAGATCACCGGCATCGCCGGCTAA
- the rpmA gene encoding 50S ribosomal protein L27 codes for MAHKKGVGSSRNGRDSNPKYLGVKIFGGQAIEAGNIIVRQRGTQFHPGSGVGLGRDHTLFALVDGKVEFSVKGAKKRRTVSIVSADA; via the coding sequence ATGGCACATAAAAAGGGCGTAGGCTCCTCGCGCAACGGTCGCGACTCCAACCCGAAGTACCTGGGCGTCAAGATCTTCGGCGGCCAGGCCATCGAAGCCGGCAACATCATCGTGCGTCAGCGCGGCACCCAGTTCCACCCGGGTTCGGGCGTTGGCCTGGGCCGTGACCACACCCTGTTCGCCCTCGTGGACGGCAAGGTGGAGTTCTCGGTCAAGGGCGCCAAGAAGCGTCGCACCGTCAGCATCGTCTCGGCCGACGCCTGA
- the cgtA gene encoding Obg family GTPase CgtA, with the protein MKLVDEAEIEVFAGNGGNGCIGFRREKFIPLGGPDGGDGGAGGSVYIRADENLNTLVDFRHDRIFKAQRGENGMGRQAYGKGGEDLTITVPVGTVVINVATDEVIGDLTQHGDRLLVAKGGRGGLGNMHFKSSTNRSPRQALPGEPGEERTLKLELKLLADVGLLGFPNAGKSTLIRAVSAATPKVADYPFTTLYPNLGVVKVENYRSFVIADIPGLIEGAADGAGLGAQFLRHLQRTRLLLHLVDISPMEGGVEGISPVEQVRAIERELEKHDPELLQKPRWLVLNKADLMFEDEAKAAAEQIVAELGWKEPWFLVSALGREGTFPIMSRIMAFFDRQKEDELEARNAQ; encoded by the coding sequence ATGAAACTGGTAGACGAAGCAGAAATCGAAGTGTTCGCCGGCAACGGCGGCAACGGCTGCATTGGCTTCCGTCGCGAGAAGTTCATTCCGCTCGGCGGCCCGGACGGCGGCGACGGCGGTGCGGGCGGCAGCGTGTACATCCGCGCCGACGAAAACCTGAACACCCTGGTCGACTTCCGTCATGACCGCATCTTCAAGGCGCAGCGTGGCGAGAACGGCATGGGCCGCCAGGCCTATGGCAAGGGCGGCGAAGACCTGACCATCACCGTGCCGGTCGGCACCGTGGTGATCAACGTTGCCACCGATGAAGTCATCGGCGACCTGACCCAGCACGGCGACCGCCTGCTGGTGGCCAAGGGCGGTCGCGGTGGCCTGGGCAACATGCACTTCAAGAGCTCGACCAACCGCTCGCCGCGCCAGGCGCTGCCGGGCGAGCCGGGCGAAGAGCGCACCCTGAAGCTGGAGCTGAAGCTGCTGGCCGATGTCGGCCTGCTGGGCTTCCCCAACGCCGGCAAGAGCACGCTGATCCGTGCCGTTTCGGCGGCAACGCCGAAGGTGGCCGATTACCCGTTCACCACGCTGTACCCGAACCTGGGTGTGGTGAAGGTGGAGAATTACCGCAGCTTCGTGATTGCCGACATTCCCGGCCTGATCGAGGGTGCCGCGGATGGCGCCGGCCTGGGTGCGCAGTTCCTGCGCCACCTGCAGCGCACCCGTCTGCTGCTGCACCTGGTGGACATCTCGCCGATGGAAGGCGGTGTGGAAGGCATTTCCCCGGTCGAGCAGGTGCGTGCGATCGAGCGCGAACTGGAAAAGCACGATCCGGAACTGCTGCAGAAGCCGCGCTGGCTGGTGCTGAACAAGGCTGACCTGATGTTCGAAGACGAAGCGAAGGCTGCGGCCGAGCAGATCGTCGCCGAGCTGGGCTGGAAGGAGCCGTGGTTCCTGGTTTCCGCGCTGGGTCGTGAAGGCACCTTCCCGATCATGAGCCGGATCATGGCGTTCTTCGATCGCCAGAAGGAAGACGAGCTGGAAGCCCGCAACGCGCAGTGA
- the rpsT gene encoding 30S ribosomal protein S20: MANIKSAKKRAKQTVVRNARNVAQRSMLRTAVKKVIKALDANDAAGAEAAFAVAQPILDRFSARGLIHKNKAARHKSRLNDRIKALKAA; the protein is encoded by the coding sequence GTGGCCAATATCAAGTCCGCCAAGAAGCGCGCCAAGCAGACCGTCGTGCGCAACGCGCGCAACGTGGCTCAGCGCTCGATGCTGCGCACCGCTGTCAAGAAAGTGATCAAGGCGCTGGACGCCAACGATGCCGCCGGCGCCGAAGCCGCCTTCGCCGTTGCCCAGCCGATCCTGGATCGCTTCAGCGCGCGTGGCCTGATCCACAAGAACAAGGCTGCTCGCCACAAGAGCCGCCTGAACGACCGCATCAAGGCCCTCAAGGCCGCCTGA
- the murJ gene encoding murein biosynthesis integral membrane protein MurJ produces MLRGLLSFSSMTMVSRVLGLVRDQVITTTFGTNAVTDAFWVAFRVPNFLRRLFAEGSFATAFVPVFTEVKETRSHAELRELMARTAGTLGGVLMLVTALALIFAPQLAVAFSSGADTDPVKQTLLVDLFRLTFPFLLFVSLTALAGGALNSFQRFAMPALTPVILNLCMIAGALWLAPRLGGTPEKQILALGWAVLAAGILQLLFQLPSLKGINLLTLPRWGWRHPGVRKVMTLMVPTLFGSSVAQINLLLDTVIAAKLTDGSQSWLSLADRFLELPLGVFGVALGTVILPALARHHVSTDREGFSRSLDWGLRMTLLISVPAMLGLLLLAEPLIATIFQHGQFSAFDTRMTALSVYGLSFGLPAFALLKVVLPAFYARQDTKTPVRAGVAALVANMVFNFALLAVLYQVMVPDELKAQGVMAAIGKQPGLHLALGIASALSSYLNLGLLWYWLGKTDVYQRRPGWGGYLVRLLLACAAMVGVLLALLYWLPGFSAMGAWERIGALALLVGGGGATYAVAMVAMGFRPRDLRGH; encoded by the coding sequence ATGTTGCGAGGCCTGCTGTCGTTCAGCAGCATGACCATGGTCTCGCGGGTGCTCGGACTTGTCCGTGACCAGGTGATCACCACCACGTTCGGCACCAATGCGGTTACCGATGCGTTCTGGGTTGCCTTCAGGGTACCCAATTTCCTGCGCCGGTTGTTCGCCGAAGGCTCTTTCGCCACCGCTTTCGTGCCGGTGTTCACGGAAGTGAAGGAAACCCGCAGCCATGCCGAGCTGCGTGAACTGATGGCCCGCACCGCCGGCACCCTGGGAGGCGTGCTGATGCTGGTCACCGCGCTGGCGCTGATCTTCGCGCCGCAGCTGGCGGTCGCATTCTCGAGTGGTGCTGATACCGACCCGGTCAAGCAGACCCTGCTGGTCGACCTGTTCCGCCTGACCTTCCCGTTCCTGTTGTTCGTCTCGTTGACCGCGCTGGCCGGTGGCGCGCTGAACAGCTTCCAGCGTTTCGCAATGCCGGCGCTGACCCCGGTCATCCTCAACCTGTGCATGATCGCCGGTGCGCTATGGCTGGCGCCGCGGCTGGGCGGCACCCCGGAAAAACAGATCCTGGCGCTGGGCTGGGCGGTACTCGCCGCCGGCATCCTGCAGCTGCTGTTCCAGCTGCCCTCGCTGAAGGGCATCAACCTGTTGACCCTGCCACGCTGGGGCTGGCGCCATCCGGGCGTGCGCAAGGTGATGACGCTGATGGTGCCGACCCTGTTCGGTTCGTCGGTGGCGCAGATCAACCTGCTGCTGGACACCGTCATCGCCGCCAAGCTGACCGACGGCTCGCAGTCCTGGCTGTCGCTGGCAGACCGCTTCCTGGAGCTGCCGCTGGGCGTGTTCGGCGTGGCGCTGGGTACGGTGATCCTGCCGGCGCTGGCCCGTCATCATGTGAGCACCGACCGCGAGGGCTTCTCGCGCTCGCTGGACTGGGGCCTGCGCATGACCCTGCTGATCTCGGTCCCGGCCATGCTGGGCCTGCTGCTGCTGGCCGAACCGCTGATCGCGACCATCTTCCAGCACGGCCAGTTCAGTGCCTTCGATACCCGCATGACCGCGCTGTCGGTGTACGGCCTGAGCTTCGGCCTGCCGGCGTTCGCCCTGCTGAAGGTGGTGCTGCCGGCGTTCTATGCGCGCCAGGACACCAAGACCCCGGTGCGCGCCGGCGTGGCCGCACTGGTGGCCAACATGGTGTTCAACTTCGCTCTGCTGGCGGTGCTGTACCAGGTGATGGTGCCGGACGAACTGAAGGCGCAGGGCGTGATGGCCGCCATCGGCAAGCAGCCGGGCCTGCACCTGGCGTTGGGCATCGCCAGCGCGCTGTCCAGTTACCTGAACCTGGGCCTGCTCTGGTACTGGCTGGGCAAGACCGATGTCTACCAGCGCCGGCCGGGTTGGGGCGGCTATCTGGTACGCCTGCTGCTGGCCTGCGCGGCCATGGTCGGCGTACTGCTGGCCCTGCTGTACTGGCTGCCGGGCTTCTCGGCGATGGGTGCATGGGAGCGGATCGGCGCACTGGCACTGCTGGTCGGCGGCGGTGGCGCGACCTATGCGGTGGCCATGGTGGCCATGGGCTTCCGCCCGCGCGACCTGCGCGGGCATTGA